One region of Juglans regia cultivar Chandler chromosome 4, Walnut 2.0, whole genome shotgun sequence genomic DNA includes:
- the LOC108986027 gene encoding berberine bridge enzyme-like 21, with protein sequence MRKSGSSNYVFAPLVISLLLFLLSVSPSLQATSDSVYDALIQCLSKQTDQPDQVSEIVYAPSNASYTSVLRAYIRNSRFNTSYTPKPVTIVTPTQESHVQAAVLCSKSIGIQMKIRSGGHDYDGLSYISDVPFIILDLFNFRSISIDIEEQTAWVGAGATLGELYYRIWEKSKVHGFPAGVCPTVGVGGHLSGGGYGNMLRKYGLSVDLVIDAKIVDVKGRILDKDSMGEDLFWAIKGGGGGSFGVILSYKINLVPVPETVTVFRVERTLEQNATDIVYKWQQVAPITDDNLFMRMLLQPVRSRVQRGSMTIRASIVTLFLGNAEQLVSLLEKDFPELGLKKENVNETSWIQSVLWWANYDIGTSPDILLDRNPDSANFLKRKSDYVQTPISKDGLEWLWKKMIQIGKTGLVFNPYGGKMSEIPSSATPFPHRAGNLFKIQYSVNWEVEGIEADKNYTTQIRKLFSYMTPFVSKNPRSAFLNYRDVDIGTQKNDENSYEDGKIYGVKYFNENFDRLVKVKTAVDPENFFWNEQSIPVLPR encoded by the coding sequence ATGAGAAAATCAGGTTCTTCGAATTATGTTTTTGCGCCTCTCGTAATTTCtctgcttctttttcttctttctgtcTCTCCCTCACTGCAGGCAACCTCGGACTCGGTTTATGATGCGCTTATCCAGTGCCTATCAAAGCAAACAGACCAGCCAGACCAAGTCTCTGAGATTGTGTATGCTCCAAGCAACGCTTCTTACACGTCTGTGCTGCGAGCTTACATCAGAAACTCCCGATTCAACACCTCCTACACGCCAAAACCAGTGACCATTGTGACCCCAACACAGGAGTCCCATGTACAGGCTGCTGTGCTTTGCTCCAAGAGCATTGGCATTCAGATGAAAATCCGGAGCGGCGGCCATGACTACGACGGCTTATCTTACATCTCCGACGTGCCATTTATCATCCTGGATCTGTTCAATTTCCGGTCCATCAGTATTGACATCGAGGAACAGACTGCTTGGGTAGGAGCCGGCGCCACACTCGGAGAGCTTTATTATAGAATTTGGGAGAAGAGCAAAGTGCATGGCTTCCCCGCCGGTGTTTGTCCTACTGTAGGCGTTGGTGGGCACCTGAGCGGTGGAGGGTACGGTAACATGTTGCGTAAATATGGACTGTCCGTGGATCTAGTCATTGACGCCAAGATAGTCGACGTTAAAGGTAGAATTCTTGATAAGGATTCGATGGGGGAAGATCTGTTTTGGGCTAtcaaaggaggaggaggaggaagctTTGGAGTAATACTTTCGTACAAGATTAATCTGGTTCCTGTTCCTGAAACGGTAACGGTTTTCCGGGTAGAGAGGACCTTGGAACAGAACGCTACGGACATTGTTTACAAGTGGCAGCAGGTTGCTCCCATCACAGACGACAACCTTTTCATGAGAATGCTTCTACAGCCCGTGCGTTCCAGGGTGCAGAGGGGAAGCATGACTATTAGAGCCTCAATCGTGACCCTATTTCTTGGAAATGCAGAGCAACTGGTGTCATTGTTGGAGAAAGACTTTCCCGAATTGGGTTTGAAGAAGGAAAATGTCAATGAAACGAGTTGGATTCAATCTGTTCTTTGGTGGGCAAATTACGACATTGGGACATCCCCGGATATCCTGCTCGATCGAAATCCTGACTCTGCTAATTTCTTGAAGAGGAAGTCGGATTATGTGCAGACCCCGATTTCCAAAGATGGGTTGGAATGGTTATGGAAGAAGATGATTCAGATTGGAAAAACAGGCTTGGTTTTCAACCCATATGGCGGAAAAATGAGTGAAATCCCTTCTTCTGCAACGCCTTTTCCACACCGTGCTGGAAATCTGTTTAAGATCCAGTACTCTGTAAATTGGGAAGTGGAGGGGATTGAAGCAGACAAGAATTACACAACTCAGATAAGGAAGCTTTTTAGTTACATGACTCCATTTGTGTCCAAGAACCCAAGAAGTGCATTTCTCAACTACAGAGACGTTGACATTGGTACCCAAAAGAATGATGAGAATAGCTATGAAGATGGAAAGATCTATGGGGTCAAGTACTTCAACGAAAACTTTGATAGATTGGTGAAAGTTAAGACTGCAGTTGATCCAGAAAATTTCTTCTGGAATGAGCAGAGCATTCCAGTTCTTCCAAGGTAA